A genome region from Meiothermus sp. Pnk-1 includes the following:
- a CDS encoding pitrilysin family protein — MRRLVAATLLLVGMAVGQAALDQPLPVAGDVIIGKLSNGLTYYVRKNSEPKDRAELRLVVNAGSNQEDDDQKGLAHFLEHMLFKGTARFPGLEIINFLEKIGMRFGPDINAYTSFDETVYILKIPTTDPAVVQKAFDVLQDWAQSATLAEADVKAESGVIVEEERLRDRTASGRINKQLIELLTSGSRYALRRPIGDMEIVRSSPTEAIRRFYRDWYRPDLMAVVAVGDFDPKAIEEIIRKNFAGLKNPDNPRPRQSYTIPAQAADAYKVLSDPEFPATQVSLYGLKPAAPERTLGDVKNRIRSELFAAMMATRLDDLANGPNPPFLQAEAGRSGFVRTHDVEELSAQAREGQEATALEALVTELRRARLGFTQAELERAKAQLLARYQKNFNERDKRNSSDLADAYVEVFLSGAVSTSDQTDYELAQRFIGELTLGDLNAYAQAFLSGPKDVLAIRPEKAGLAPLSEADLQKVVAQAEAKPVQAYQENATNAALLEKIPAPAAILKENKQPTYTELVLANGARVLYKKTDFKADEVLFRAYSPGGASLYSDEDYPEARIIPAVVDQSGLGALERSQLVRVLAGKQVAVTPFINEREEGMQGNSTAKDLETLFQLVYLYFTQPRADQAIFEKEKQSRLEAAQNRALNPISALQDVLDEYRLPGTLRGHAFSPEALQKLDRERGLAIYKERFSNAANFTFVFVGSFDEEKLKDFAQKYLGTLPTKNAKDTWKNVFPKTNPAKVEKNVYRGKDERGYAVMYYAAPLEFSLKNGVAASALQNLLDIRITEELREKLGGIYSAGVNVNLVRDPYPEASALIQFSCDPKKAEELLGALAKVIEEVKTQGASEVNLNKVREQLKRAREEALRTNGFWLNRLVNFAQYPDLDPNDTQGYFTTVEGLTSQDLQRMAQLLFRDSYLKAVLYPEAMKP; from the coding sequence ATGCGGCGACTTGTAGCGGCGACGCTCCTGCTGGTAGGGATGGCTGTGGGACAAGCGGCCCTCGATCAGCCCCTGCCGGTGGCGGGGGATGTGATCATCGGGAAGCTTTCCAACGGGCTTACCTACTACGTGCGGAAAAACAGCGAGCCCAAAGACCGGGCCGAGCTGCGGCTGGTAGTCAATGCCGGCTCCAACCAGGAGGACGACGACCAAAAGGGGCTGGCCCACTTCCTCGAGCACATGCTCTTCAAGGGCACCGCGCGCTTCCCCGGGCTCGAGATCATCAACTTCCTGGAAAAGATCGGGATGCGCTTCGGGCCGGACATCAACGCCTACACCAGCTTCGACGAGACGGTCTACATCCTCAAGATCCCCACCACCGACCCCGCGGTGGTGCAGAAAGCCTTCGACGTGCTGCAAGACTGGGCGCAGTCGGCTACCCTTGCGGAGGCCGACGTCAAGGCCGAGTCCGGGGTGATCGTGGAGGAGGAGCGCTTACGCGATCGCACCGCCAGCGGGCGGATCAACAAGCAACTTATCGAGCTACTAACCTCCGGCTCGCGCTACGCCCTGCGCCGTCCCATCGGGGACATGGAGATCGTGCGCTCGAGCCCCACCGAGGCCATCCGGCGCTTTTACCGCGACTGGTACCGCCCCGACCTGATGGCGGTGGTGGCGGTGGGCGACTTCGACCCCAAGGCGATAGAGGAGATCATCCGGAAGAACTTCGCCGGGCTCAAGAATCCGGACAACCCCCGTCCGCGGCAGAGCTACACCATCCCTGCACAAGCCGCCGACGCCTACAAAGTCTTGAGCGACCCCGAGTTTCCCGCCACCCAGGTGAGCCTCTACGGGCTCAAGCCCGCGGCCCCCGAGCGCACCTTGGGCGACGTGAAAAACCGCATCCGCAGCGAACTCTTCGCGGCCATGATGGCCACCCGCCTGGACGACTTGGCCAATGGCCCCAACCCGCCCTTTCTGCAGGCCGAGGCCGGGAGGAGCGGCTTTGTGCGCACCCACGACGTAGAGGAGCTGAGCGCCCAAGCCCGCGAGGGCCAGGAGGCGACCGCCCTCGAGGCTTTGGTCACCGAGCTGCGCCGGGCCCGGCTGGGCTTTACACAGGCCGAGCTCGAGCGGGCCAAAGCCCAGCTGCTGGCCCGCTACCAGAAGAACTTCAACGAGCGCGACAAGCGCAACAGCAGCGACTTGGCCGACGCCTACGTGGAGGTCTTCCTGAGCGGGGCGGTGTCCACCTCGGACCAGACCGACTACGAGCTGGCCCAGCGCTTTATCGGCGAGCTGACCCTGGGCGACCTGAACGCCTACGCCCAAGCCTTCCTGAGCGGGCCTAAGGACGTGCTGGCCATCCGCCCGGAGAAAGCCGGCCTGGCCCCCTTGAGCGAGGCCGACCTGCAGAAGGTCGTGGCCCAGGCCGAGGCCAAGCCGGTCCAGGCCTACCAGGAGAACGCTACCAACGCCGCGCTGCTGGAGAAGATCCCCGCTCCCGCGGCCATCCTCAAGGAGAACAAACAACCCACCTACACCGAGCTGGTGCTGGCCAACGGGGCCCGGGTGCTCTACAAGAAGACCGATTTCAAGGCCGACGAGGTGCTCTTCAGGGCCTACAGCCCCGGCGGGGCCTCGCTCTACTCCGACGAGGACTACCCCGAAGCCCGCATCATCCCCGCGGTAGTGGACCAGAGCGGCCTGGGCGCCCTCGAGCGCAGCCAGCTTGTCCGGGTGCTGGCCGGGAAGCAAGTGGCGGTCACGCCCTTCATCAACGAGCGCGAGGAGGGGATGCAGGGGAACTCTACGGCGAAAGACCTCGAGACCCTCTTCCAGCTCGTCTACCTCTACTTCACCCAGCCCCGGGCTGACCAGGCTATTTTTGAAAAGGAGAAGCAAAGCCGCCTCGAGGCCGCGCAAAACCGCGCCCTGAACCCCATCAGCGCCCTCCAAGACGTGCTCGACGAGTACCGCCTGCCCGGCACCCTCCGGGGCCACGCCTTCAGCCCCGAAGCCCTGCAAAAGCTCGACCGCGAGCGGGGCTTGGCCATCTACAAGGAGCGCTTTTCCAACGCCGCCAACTTCACCTTCGTGTTCGTGGGCAGCTTCGACGAGGAAAAGCTCAAGGACTTTGCCCAGAAGTACCTGGGAACCCTGCCCACCAAGAACGCCAAGGACACCTGGAAGAACGTCTTCCCCAAGACCAACCCCGCCAAGGTGGAGAAAAACGTCTACCGCGGCAAGGACGAGCGCGGCTACGCGGTGATGTACTACGCGGCGCCCCTCGAGTTCAGCCTCAAGAATGGCGTGGCGGCCTCCGCGCTGCAAAACCTCTTGGACATCCGCATCACCGAGGAACTGCGCGAAAAGCTGGGCGGGATCTACAGCGCCGGGGTGAACGTCAACCTGGTCCGCGATCCCTATCCCGAGGCCAGCGCCCTGATCCAATTCAGCTGTGACCCCAAGAAGGCCGAGGAGCTGCTGGGGGCCCTGGCCAAGGTGATCGAGGAGGTCAAGACCCAAGGGGCCAGCGAGGTGAACTTGAACAAGGTGCGCGAGCAGCTCAAACGCGCCCGCGAGGAGGCCCTGCGCACCAACGGCTTCTGGCTCAACCGCCTGGTCAATTTCGCCCAGTACCCCGATCTCGACCCCAACGACACCCAGGGCTACTTCACCACCGTAGAGGGCCTCACCTCGCAGGACCTGCAGCGGATGGCCCAACTGCTCTTCCGGGACAGCTACCTGAAGGCGGTGCTCTACCCGGAGGCGATGAAGCCCTGA
- a CDS encoding S8 family serine peptidase gives MRKPIAFVITAAILAACNTQPAPQTQAPELTTLNGNPAVAGEILVKYQGGVSLSSVQPLRGSRQVSAFGDADWGQLARVQVPKGQELAFAEAYSHQAGVEYAEPNYWVENPREEVQAVSLPKTSAPRLQALPSPITDKYFVEVPTGDPFATASVGGNVNYSNVPYLWGIYRTRAPAVWAAGYTGQGVTVAVIDEGVDLNHEDLAANIWTNPNPNNPSCPGLHGYDFADDDADPSDTGGHGTHVAGTIAAAANGKGVVGQAPEAKIAAVRALGYLGGSNYMLVRGLKYAADCGFKVANNSWGSGAKSKAFYDVISYGTQKGTVYVFSAGNSFREGNRLSWPVGYSPVIPGLIGVGATSANNLRAGFSDAGDYVTVAAPGQGILSTIPTVQNPSDPYAYLQGTSMAAPQVSGVVALLFSAKPNLTPLQVRVALERTANASLTGQLAKPDYRTQNAGWYGYGLVDAKAALDYVLANY, from the coding sequence ATGCGCAAGCCCATCGCGTTTGTGATCACTGCGGCTATCCTCGCCGCCTGCAATACCCAGCCCGCCCCCCAAACCCAGGCCCCCGAGCTGACTACCCTGAACGGCAACCCGGCGGTAGCCGGAGAGATCTTGGTCAAGTACCAGGGCGGGGTCAGCCTGAGCTCGGTGCAGCCCCTCCGCGGCAGCCGACAGGTCTCGGCGTTTGGCGACGCCGATTGGGGTCAACTGGCGCGGGTGCAGGTGCCCAAAGGCCAGGAGCTCGCCTTCGCCGAGGCCTACTCGCACCAGGCCGGGGTAGAGTACGCCGAGCCCAACTACTGGGTGGAAAACCCGCGGGAGGAGGTGCAAGCGGTCAGCCTACCTAAAACCTCGGCACCCCGGCTGCAAGCCCTGCCCAGCCCCATCACCGATAAGTACTTTGTGGAAGTCCCAACGGGCGATCCCTTCGCCACGGCCAGCGTGGGCGGCAACGTCAACTACAGCAACGTGCCCTACCTGTGGGGCATCTACCGTACCCGGGCCCCTGCGGTCTGGGCCGCGGGCTACACCGGCCAGGGGGTGACCGTGGCGGTCATCGACGAAGGGGTAGACCTGAACCACGAGGACCTGGCGGCCAACATCTGGACCAACCCCAACCCCAATAACCCGAGCTGCCCCGGCCTGCACGGCTACGACTTCGCAGACGACGACGCCGACCCCTCAGATACCGGCGGGCACGGCACCCACGTGGCCGGGACCATCGCCGCAGCGGCCAACGGCAAGGGCGTGGTGGGCCAGGCCCCCGAAGCCAAGATCGCCGCGGTGCGGGCCCTGGGTTACCTTGGCGGCTCCAACTACATGCTGGTGCGGGGGCTAAAGTACGCTGCCGACTGCGGCTTCAAGGTCGCCAACAACTCCTGGGGCAGCGGGGCCAAGAGCAAGGCCTTTTACGATGTGATCAGCTACGGCACCCAGAAGGGCACGGTGTACGTATTCTCGGCGGGGAACTCCTTCCGCGAAGGTAACCGCCTGAGCTGGCCAGTCGGTTACAGCCCGGTGATCCCCGGGCTGATCGGGGTCGGGGCGACCTCGGCCAACAACCTGCGCGCGGGTTTCTCCGACGCGGGCGACTACGTGACGGTAGCGGCGCCGGGCCAGGGGATCCTCTCCACCATCCCCACCGTGCAGAACCCCAGCGACCCCTACGCCTACCTGCAGGGCACCTCGATGGCGGCCCCTCAGGTGAGCGGGGTGGTGGCCTTGTTGTTCTCGGCCAAGCCCAACCTGACCCCGCTCCAGGTGCGGGTGGCCCTCGAGCGCACGGCCAACGCCAGCCTCACTGGCCAGCTGGCCAAGCCTGATTACCGCACCCAAAACGCAGGCTGGTACGGCTACGGCCTGGTGGACGCCAAAGCCGCGCTGGACTACGTCTTGGCCAACTACTAA
- a CDS encoding bifunctional (p)ppGpp synthetase/guanosine-3',5'-bis(diphosphate) 3'-pyrophosphohydrolase has product MSQAVDISPTQLWTRLEPKLTHLPPAEQERVRAALDFAFVAHRGQLRKSGEPYIVHPVAVAEILAELGLDAETLMAGLLHDTVEDTEVKPEDIEERFGAAVRRIVEGETKVSKLYKLAHQDSKEEPSLEEQRAEDLRQMFIAMAEDVRIIIVKLADRLHNLRTLEFMPPHKQTRIARETLEIYAPLAHRLGIGQIKWELEDLSFRYLEPQAYADLLSRLKSHRAEREAAVERGKEALEAVLARDSVLGASIQGYEVTGRTKHLYSIWKKMQREGRALEQIYDLLALRVILEPRPSSNPEEKAMREKQVCYHVLGLVHALWQPIPGRVKDYIAVPKPNGYQSLHTTVIAGSGLPLEVQIRTREMHHIAEYGIAAHWLYKQGLTDPEEIKRRVDWLRSIQEWQAEFSSSREFVDAVTRDLLGGRVFVFTPKGRIINLPRGSSPVDFAYHIHTEVGNHMVGAKVNGRIVPLSYELKNGEIVEILTAKTAHPSKDWLEYAKTRSAKQKIRAFFRADERAETLEKGQRALEKYFKRRGLPLPKESALEEVAKKLVRHASPEDLYMALAQGRVTTQQIARILVPKTEEAVAAKPKPVKNELGIRLENDLAAPLKLASCCSPEKGDPILGYVTRGRGVSIHRAGCPNLRRLLEQDAGRIVAAHWEGVGWGRVTNLEITARDRAGLMRDVMDVIAGAGMSAMGIESRILGESAHMKVRLEVGEAERAILENQIRQVPGVRNVRWTQ; this is encoded by the coding sequence GTGTCGCAAGCGGTGGATATAAGCCCAACCCAGCTCTGGACTCGCCTCGAGCCAAAACTCACCCACCTGCCTCCCGCCGAGCAGGAGCGGGTTCGTGCCGCGCTAGACTTCGCCTTTGTGGCCCACCGGGGCCAGCTGCGTAAGTCCGGTGAGCCCTACATCGTCCACCCGGTGGCGGTGGCCGAGATCCTGGCCGAGCTGGGCCTGGACGCCGAGACCTTGATGGCGGGCCTCCTCCACGACACCGTGGAGGACACCGAGGTCAAACCCGAAGACATCGAGGAGCGTTTCGGGGCAGCGGTGCGGCGGATCGTGGAGGGCGAGACCAAGGTCTCCAAGCTCTACAAGCTGGCCCACCAAGACTCCAAGGAGGAGCCCAGCCTGGAGGAGCAGCGGGCTGAGGACCTGCGGCAGATGTTCATCGCCATGGCCGAGGACGTGCGGATCATCATCGTCAAGCTGGCCGACCGGCTGCACAACCTGCGCACCCTGGAGTTCATGCCGCCCCACAAGCAGACCCGCATCGCCCGGGAGACCCTGGAGATCTACGCGCCGCTGGCCCACCGGCTGGGCATCGGGCAGATCAAGTGGGAGCTCGAGGACCTCTCCTTCCGTTACCTCGAGCCCCAGGCCTACGCCGACCTCCTGAGCCGGCTCAAAAGCCACCGGGCCGAGCGCGAGGCGGCGGTAGAGCGGGGCAAGGAGGCGCTGGAGGCGGTTTTGGCGCGCGACTCGGTGCTGGGGGCCTCGATCCAGGGCTATGAGGTCACGGGCCGCACCAAGCACCTCTACTCGATATGGAAAAAGATGCAGCGCGAGGGCCGCGCCCTCGAGCAGATCTACGACCTGCTGGCCCTGCGGGTGATCCTCGAGCCCAGGCCTAGCTCCAACCCGGAGGAAAAGGCCATGCGCGAGAAACAGGTCTGCTATCACGTGCTGGGGTTGGTCCACGCCCTCTGGCAGCCGATCCCGGGCCGGGTCAAGGATTACATCGCCGTCCCCAAGCCCAACGGGTATCAGTCCTTGCACACCACGGTCATCGCCGGCTCCGGCTTGCCCCTCGAGGTGCAGATTCGCACCCGGGAGATGCATCACATCGCCGAATACGGCATCGCCGCGCACTGGCTCTACAAACAGGGCCTCACCGACCCCGAGGAGATCAAACGCCGGGTGGACTGGCTCAGGAGCATCCAAGAATGGCAGGCCGAGTTCAGCAGCTCGCGCGAGTTTGTGGATGCGGTGACCCGCGACCTTCTGGGGGGGCGGGTGTTTGTCTTCACCCCCAAAGGCCGCATCATCAACCTACCGCGCGGGTCTTCCCCGGTGGACTTCGCCTACCACATCCACACCGAAGTGGGCAACCACATGGTGGGGGCCAAGGTCAACGGGCGGATCGTGCCACTTTCCTACGAGCTGAAAAACGGCGAGATCGTGGAGATCCTCACCGCCAAGACCGCCCATCCCTCCAAAGACTGGCTGGAGTACGCCAAAACCCGCTCCGCCAAGCAGAAGATCCGGGCTTTCTTCCGCGCCGACGAGCGGGCCGAGACGCTGGAAAAAGGCCAGCGCGCTCTAGAGAAATACTTCAAGCGCCGGGGCCTGCCCCTGCCCAAGGAGAGCGCCCTCGAGGAGGTAGCCAAGAAGCTCGTTCGCCACGCCTCCCCTGAGGACTTGTACATGGCCTTAGCCCAGGGCCGGGTCACCACCCAGCAGATCGCCCGGATCCTGGTCCCCAAAACCGAAGAGGCCGTCGCCGCCAAGCCTAAACCGGTCAAGAACGAACTGGGCATCCGGCTCGAGAACGACCTGGCTGCCCCCCTCAAGCTCGCCAGCTGCTGCAGCCCGGAGAAGGGCGACCCCATTCTAGGCTACGTGACCCGAGGGCGCGGGGTGAGCATCCACCGAGCGGGCTGCCCCAACCTGAGGCGCCTCCTGGAGCAAGACGCAGGCCGGATCGTAGCCGCCCACTGGGAGGGGGTAGGCTGGGGCCGGGTGACGAACCTCGAGATCACCGCCCGGGACCGGGCGGGGCTGATGCGCGACGTGATGGACGTGATCGCCGGGGCCGGGATGAGCGCTATGGGCATCGAGAGCCGCATCCTGGGCGAGAGCGCCCACATGAAAGTGCGGCTCGAGGTGGGGGAGGCCGAGCGCGCCATACTGGAAAACCAGATCCGCCAGGTGCCGGGCGTGCGCAACGTACGCTGGACCCAGTAG
- the trxB gene encoding thioredoxin-disulfide reductase — MSEYDVVIVGGGPAGLTAAIYTGRANLKTLILEKGLPGGQIAQTEEVENYPGFPEAISGAELAKRMEDQARKFGAELLMDEVQAIERSEEGFWVKGFERTYRARAVILATGANPKKLGVPGEEKFYGRGVSTCATCDGFFYRGKEVVVVGGGDAAVEEGLFLTKFASKVTLIHRRGELRANKTAQARAFANPKMHFLWNTVVEEILGEEAVTGVRLRNLETGQVYDFKTDGVFVFIGHVPNTEFVKGLVALRPDGYVEVKDEVYTSVPGLFAAGDVADPIYRQLGTSVGAGTRAAMVAEKYLAAHERPESNPSPAI; from the coding sequence GTGAGCGAATACGATGTGGTGATCGTGGGGGGCGGCCCGGCGGGCCTTACCGCGGCAATCTATACGGGTCGGGCCAACCTCAAGACCTTGATCCTCGAGAAGGGCCTCCCCGGTGGGCAGATCGCCCAGACCGAGGAGGTCGAGAACTACCCCGGCTTCCCCGAGGCCATCAGCGGCGCTGAACTGGCCAAGCGCATGGAAGACCAAGCCCGCAAGTTCGGCGCGGAACTCCTGATGGACGAGGTACAGGCCATTGAGCGGAGCGAAGAGGGTTTTTGGGTAAAGGGGTTTGAGCGGACTTACCGGGCCAGGGCGGTGATCCTGGCCACCGGGGCCAATCCCAAGAAGCTGGGGGTGCCCGGGGAGGAGAAGTTCTACGGGCGTGGGGTGAGCACCTGCGCCACTTGCGACGGATTCTTCTACCGGGGCAAGGAAGTGGTGGTGGTGGGTGGAGGGGACGCGGCGGTGGAGGAGGGCCTCTTCCTCACCAAGTTCGCCTCTAAGGTCACCCTGATCCACCGCCGCGGCGAGCTGCGCGCCAACAAGACCGCCCAGGCCAGGGCTTTCGCCAACCCCAAGATGCACTTCCTCTGGAACACCGTGGTGGAGGAGATCCTGGGGGAGGAGGCGGTGACCGGGGTGCGGCTGCGCAACCTCGAGACCGGCCAGGTCTACGACTTCAAGACCGATGGGGTTTTTGTCTTCATCGGCCATGTCCCCAACACCGAGTTCGTAAAGGGACTGGTGGCCTTGCGCCCCGACGGCTACGTGGAGGTGAAGGACGAGGTGTACACCTCGGTGCCGGGGCTTTTCGCCGCGGGCGACGTGGCCGATCCCATCTACCGCCAGCTCGGCACCAGCGTGGGGGCTGGAACCCGGGCGGCGATGGTGGCCGAGAAGTACCTCGCTGCGCACGAACGTCCGGAGTCGAACCCTTCGCCGGCCATCTAG
- a CDS encoding DUF92 domain-containing protein: MMILSLAFSLGVAFAVGWLAERLGWLRPKSAWAAAWVGGLPLWAGGIPAALAVILLAALGSTASRLNPRSRDQKGRTALQVLANGLPAALGIALGAPLFFLGAIATAAADTLATEVGARSSTAWHPLKGPVSSGTNAAISLPGTLGLVVGAMIFGLFGLALGQPVWPIALGGIAGAFADTLLGLLEDRLEGWSNDLTNLLATTLGGFFALGLGREILC; the protein is encoded by the coding sequence ATGATGATCCTCTCCTTGGCCTTTAGCCTCGGCGTGGCCTTTGCCGTGGGCTGGCTGGCCGAGCGCCTGGGTTGGCTGCGTCCGAAAAGCGCCTGGGCCGCCGCCTGGGTGGGCGGCTTGCCGCTGTGGGCAGGAGGGATTCCGGCGGCTCTCGCGGTGATATTGCTGGCGGCCTTGGGTAGCACCGCCTCCCGCCTCAACCCCCGAAGCCGCGACCAAAAGGGCCGAACCGCCCTCCAAGTCCTGGCGAATGGGCTCCCCGCCGCTTTGGGCATCGCGCTCGGCGCTCCCCTCTTCTTCCTGGGGGCCATCGCCACCGCCGCCGCCGATACCCTGGCGACCGAGGTAGGAGCCCGCTCGAGCACGGCCTGGCACCCGCTCAAAGGACCAGTATCCAGTGGAACCAACGCCGCCATAAGTTTGCCGGGAACGCTGGGCCTCGTCGTCGGGGCGATGATCTTCGGGCTTTTCGGGCTCGCCCTCGGCCAACCGGTCTGGCCCATCGCGCTCGGTGGCATCGCCGGAGCCTTCGCCGATACCCTGCTGGGCCTCCTGGAAGACCGGCTCGAGGGATGGTCCAATGACCTCACCAATCTCCTCGCCACGACCCTGGGGGGCTTTTTCGCCCTGGGGCTGGGCAGGGAAATTTTGTGTTGA
- the aat gene encoding leucyl/phenylalanyl-tRNA--protein transferase, translating into MDVAAILELYAQGYFPLGFADGVGWFDQRAYGTPLRALMPLDERFHVPRSLRRALNSGRFEIRINADFMGVVEGCATRGWSYSSETWLTPELAQMYLRLHQAGFAHSFESWYRGELAGGILGLALGGAFIGDSMFYAVPEASKVALVRLVEHLRQRGFVLFDVQVQNPHLERFGAYEVSPREYRQRLQEALARPVRFV; encoded by the coding sequence GTGGACGTAGCCGCGATCCTCGAGCTGTACGCGCAGGGTTATTTCCCGCTAGGTTTCGCGGACGGCGTGGGCTGGTTCGACCAGCGGGCCTACGGCACCCCGCTCCGGGCGCTGATGCCCTTGGACGAACGCTTCCATGTACCGCGCTCGCTGCGCCGGGCGCTCAACTCGGGGCGCTTTGAGATTCGCATCAACGCTGACTTTATGGGGGTAGTGGAGGGCTGCGCCACCCGGGGTTGGAGCTATAGCAGCGAGACCTGGCTGACCCCCGAGCTGGCCCAGATGTACCTGCGGCTTCACCAGGCTGGGTTCGCCCACAGCTTTGAGAGCTGGTACCGAGGCGAGCTGGCCGGAGGGATTTTAGGGCTGGCCCTGGGCGGGGCTTTTATCGGGGACAGCATGTTTTACGCGGTCCCGGAGGCTTCCAAGGTCGCACTGGTGCGGCTGGTAGAGCACCTGCGGCAGCGGGGGTTTGTCCTCTTCGACGTGCAGGTGCAAAACCCCCACCTGGAGCGCTTCGGGGCCTACGAAGTCTCGCCGCGAGAGTACCGGCAGAGGCTGCAAGAGGCCCTCGCTCGCCCGGTCCGCTTTGTCTAG
- a CDS encoding carboxypeptidase-like regulatory domain-containing protein: MRSIAALTIPLIALLSSCTQPSTTLRGFVYQSVSTGGNPVAGAQVQLQVGGSTKSAVTDSTGAFSLTYSGGTNFSLTVIPPAGSGLGAVTYDGVAVATYNDQYGAAGEMNIYLPGGPSVALPGSRNTFGCIYGNLLDTDGTTPVVAAPPSTAPDRTSPAACNGTQPEGVFNDGSTAISPGENGLVLFGGLRVVTTGAGGSFRIPLFTGNNGFAFSGSLWGGNYTGTDTGDPNTATAYFWEKFAFKPRVDLYTKPSNFPDTPVGNLVLEPFDPATNPKVTTLSITHDTSALSGFDFSDPSKALSFSLPLFNHAIHSAGIELGQYYHLGAGAMNMRIVKLDPAAQSQQIEVDSTALNLDTLARSTVKQWRDGTNLGTPLTAKFLAIPSLQAPANNTTGQSRTPTLSWKAVPEATLYEVDVYDANGKLVWYGLSKNTSLSVPVTLGANQTYQWQAFAYEGLEMSDAIGRDLEATLAARWINPRHLAGLRRLPSNPVNEAYGRIAQAYLDTLGYIPATRPAGQRYLQNLLANGYRESASETFSFQTGN; this comes from the coding sequence ATGCGGTCAATCGCTGCTTTGACCATACCTCTGATTGCGCTGTTATCAAGCTGTACCCAGCCCTCTACCACCCTTCGCGGCTTCGTGTACCAGTCCGTAAGCACGGGCGGTAACCCGGTGGCCGGAGCCCAGGTGCAGCTACAGGTGGGCGGCTCTACCAAGTCCGCCGTCACCGACTCCACCGGGGCTTTTTCCCTGACCTACAGCGGGGGAACGAACTTCAGCCTCACGGTGATCCCTCCAGCCGGCTCAGGGCTAGGTGCGGTAACGTATGACGGGGTTGCGGTGGCGACCTATAACGATCAATACGGAGCCGCCGGGGAGATGAACATCTACCTGCCGGGAGGCCCCTCGGTTGCCCTCCCCGGAAGCCGCAACACCTTCGGCTGCATCTACGGGAACCTCCTCGACACCGACGGAACCACCCCGGTGGTGGCCGCGCCGCCCTCCACAGCCCCCGACCGCACTTCTCCGGCGGCTTGCAATGGCACCCAGCCGGAGGGCGTTTTTAACGATGGGAGCACGGCCATCAGCCCGGGCGAGAACGGCCTGGTGCTCTTCGGGGGTTTACGGGTGGTCACCACCGGGGCCGGCGGCTCCTTCCGGATTCCCCTCTTCACCGGCAACAACGGCTTCGCTTTTAGTGGCAGCCTGTGGGGCGGCAACTACACCGGCACCGACACCGGCGATCCCAATACCGCCACGGCTTACTTCTGGGAGAAGTTCGCCTTCAAACCCCGGGTCGACCTCTACACCAAACCCAGCAATTTCCCCGACACGCCTGTGGGCAACCTGGTGCTCGAGCCCTTCGATCCCGCCACCAACCCCAAGGTCACCACGCTCTCCATCACCCACGACACCTCGGCCCTTAGCGGCTTCGACTTCAGCGACCCCAGCAAGGCCCTCTCCTTTAGCCTCCCGCTCTTCAACCACGCCATTCACTCCGCCGGCATCGAGCTGGGCCAGTACTACCACCTGGGGGCGGGGGCCATGAACATGCGCATCGTCAAGCTCGACCCCGCCGCCCAAAGCCAGCAGATCGAAGTGGACAGCACCGCCCTCAACCTAGACACGTTGGCCCGCTCCACCGTCAAGCAGTGGCGCGACGGGACCAACCTGGGCACCCCGCTCACCGCCAAGTTCCTGGCCATCCCCAGCCTCCAGGCCCCCGCCAACAACACCACGGGCCAATCCCGCACCCCCACCCTCTCCTGGAAGGCCGTCCCCGAGGCCACCTTGTACGAGGTAGACGTCTACGACGCGAACGGCAAGCTGGTGTGGTACGGCCTTAGCAAAAATACTTCCCTCTCGGTCCCCGTAACCCTCGGGGCCAACCAGACTTACCAGTGGCAGGCTTTCGCCTACGAGGGCCTGGAGATGAGCGACGCCATCGGGCGCGACCTCGAGGCCACCCTAGCCGCGCGCTGGATCAATCCCCGGCACCTGGCCGGGCTCAGGCGCCTCCCGTCCAACCCGGTGAACGAGGCGTACGGGCGGATCGCCCAAGCCTATCTGGACACCCTGGGCTACATCCCCGCCACCAGGCCAGCGGGCCAGCGCTACCTACAAAACCTGCTCGCCAACGGCTACCGCGAATCGGCCAGCGAGACCTTCAGCTTCCAGACGGGCAACTAA